A window of the Thalassoglobus sp. JC818 genome harbors these coding sequences:
- a CDS encoding alpha/beta hydrolase-fold protein: protein MWTTVEISGRPADVFLPQTEAGTEAPTFAGAVIYLHAHGEEKLSEKPEFTEIFEQHKLPIVCPRGAKSWWLDVICKDFDDELTPMEFVRRDVTAWIEEQWGITSPRIALLGISMGGQGALNLSYRHALKFPVVVAISSAVELHKAYGYGYPIDHMFESAEDARQQAPLLHLHPLNWPRFQFLACDPIDPTWFEGNEILASKLASSGVPFENDFQTSLGGHTWEYFTAMTAKGMTYISTALQKLRT, encoded by the coding sequence ATGTGGACGACCGTTGAAATTTCTGGACGACCGGCAGACGTATTCCTTCCTCAAACTGAAGCGGGTACAGAAGCACCGACATTCGCGGGAGCGGTGATCTATCTTCACGCTCATGGAGAAGAGAAGCTGTCGGAGAAACCGGAGTTCACCGAGATCTTTGAGCAGCACAAGTTGCCGATCGTTTGCCCTCGCGGAGCCAAATCCTGGTGGCTTGATGTCATCTGCAAAGACTTCGACGATGAACTCACCCCCATGGAATTCGTTCGACGCGATGTCACTGCCTGGATTGAAGAACAATGGGGGATCACCTCACCTCGCATCGCACTCCTGGGAATCAGCATGGGAGGCCAAGGGGCACTCAATCTTTCCTATCGACATGCTCTGAAGTTTCCGGTGGTCGTCGCCATTTCCTCTGCCGTTGAGCTGCACAAAGCATATGGATACGGGTACCCAATCGACCACATGTTCGAGAGCGCAGAAGACGCTAGACAGCAAGCTCCACTACTTCACCTACATCCGCTGAACTGGCCACGATTTCAATTCCTTGCGTGTGACCCCATCGACCCAACCTGGTTTGAAGGAAACGAAATTCTCGCCAGTAAGCTCGCTTCGTCCGGAGTTCCATTCGAGAACGACTTCCAAACGTCACTCGGTGGACACACTTGGGAGTACTTCACAGCCATGACGGCCAAAGGAATGACCTACATCTCAACGGCACTTCAGAAGCTGAGAACTTGA